The following are encoded in a window of uncultured Ilyobacter sp. genomic DNA:
- a CDS encoding thiazole synthase yields MENKLILGGHAFESRLLTGTGKFSDKNLIESMLGSSSSQIITMALRRIDFKNPKENILNYIPKNVTLLPNTSGARTAEEAIKIARIAREAGCGDFIKIEIINDMKYLMPDNQETIKATKVLAAEGFIVLPYMMPDLIAAKKLEDAGAAAVMPLGAPIGSNRGLETRALIEMLNDNKRVPIIVDAGIGKPSHAAEAMEMGCDAVLVNTAIATAHDPVKMGRAFSLAVEAGREAYLAKMAEQKKYASASSPLTGFLFRGENK; encoded by the coding sequence ATGGAAAACAAACTTATTTTAGGTGGGCATGCTTTCGAGAGCAGGCTTCTCACAGGAACAGGAAAATTTTCAGATAAAAATCTTATTGAATCTATGCTAGGCTCTAGTAGCTCTCAGATAATAACAATGGCACTGAGAAGAATTGACTTTAAAAATCCTAAAGAAAACATCTTAAATTATATACCAAAAAATGTGACTCTTCTCCCTAATACATCTGGAGCCAGGACTGCTGAAGAGGCAATAAAAATAGCCCGTATAGCAAGGGAAGCAGGATGCGGAGATTTCATAAAAATAGAGATAATAAATGATATGAAATACCTCATGCCTGACAATCAGGAAACGATAAAGGCTACAAAGGTTCTCGCAGCTGAAGGGTTCATAGTCCTTCCCTATATGATGCCTGATCTCATAGCAGCAAAAAAATTAGAAGATGCAGGAGCAGCTGCAGTTATGCCTTTAGGGGCTCCCATAGGGTCAAACAGGGGGCTTGAAACAAGGGCCCTTATAGAGATGCTGAATGACAATAAAAGAGTCCCTATCATAGTAGATGCAGGTATAGGAAAACCCTCTCACGCTGCAGAAGCCATGGAGATGGGGTGTGACGCTGTGCTAGTAAACACAGCTATTGCAACTGCTCATGACCCAGTAAAGATGGGTAGGGCATTTTCTCTCGCAGTAGAAGCCGGCCGTGAAGCTTATCTTGCCAAAATGGCAGAACAAAAAAAATATGCCAGTGCCAGTTCGCCTCTCACAGGATTTCTCTTCAGAGGTGAAAATAAATGA
- the thiS gene encoding sulfur carrier protein ThiS yields the protein MEIILNGEKTTISPKENLMVYIKELGHQWKIDLDGAVVLINEQIVKKDIWQNTSVNDGDLLEVLSFVSGG from the coding sequence ATGGAGATAATATTAAACGGAGAAAAGACGACAATATCCCCTAAAGAAAATCTTATGGTATATATAAAAGAACTGGGACACCAGTGGAAAATAGACCTTGACGGTGCTGTTGTCCTCATAAATGAACAGATTGTAAAAAAAGACATTTGGCAAAACACATCAGTCAATGATGGCGATTTATTGGAAGTTTTATCATTTGTTTCAGGCGGATAA